A genomic segment from Ciconia boyciana chromosome 5, ASM3463844v1, whole genome shotgun sequence encodes:
- the WDR54 gene encoding WD repeat-containing protein 54 produces the protein MYRREQSIQLRGSSAALYNNLSVLRLPGRQPACFGAVHGPSLGLVSAAADGLGFSHRQLQAKEGGMAVSTSVLTQAAWCVLPSRVLLVLTSQKGIQMYESDGSIMVYWHALDVTEHPPAQAVFARGIAAAGGRFICVGTSSGLVLVFDIPPKGTNITVSEVLEQHRDAITDIAAELGQAPDGAGDLVTADDAGTLCVWSVGEEFTLLSKIPAFGCACSSVKLWNGIVAAGYGNGQIRLYEAATGLLRAEVNAHARWIYALDLAPQTGKLLSGAEDSFVHVWKLSRNPDTDDVEIEHCHAECVTDTQVCGARFCDPEGNSFAVTGYDLSEIFRYGRA, from the exons ATGTACCGCAGGGAGCAGAGCATCCAGCTGAGGGGCAGCAGCGCGGCCCTGTACAACAACCTCAGCGTGCTGCGCCTGCCGGGCCGGCAGCCCGCCTGCTTCGGCGCCGTGCACGGCCCCAGCCTCGGCCTGGTCAGCGCCGCCGCCGACGGGCTCGGCTTCTCCCACCGGCAGCTGCAGGCGAAGGAGGGCGGCATGGCCGTCAGCACCTCCGTGCTCACCCAG GCTGCTTGGTGCGTCCTGCCCTCGCGGGTCCTGCTGGTGCTGACCTCTCAGAAGGGGATCCAG ATGTACGAGTCCGATGGCTCCATCATGGTTTATTGGCACGCGCTGGACGTCACGGAGCATCCTCCAG CACAAGCAGTGTTTGCTCGAGGGATCGCTGCAGCTGGCGGACGCTTCATCTGCGTGG GGACGTCCTCTGGGCTGGTGCTGGTGTTTGACATCCCCCCCAAAGGGACGAACATCACGGTGAGCGAGGTCCTGGAGCAGCACCGCGACGCCATCACCGACATCGCGGCGGAGCTGGGCCAGGCTCCG GATGGGGCTGGTGACCTGGTGACTGCCGATGACGCTGGGACCCTCTGCGTCTGGAGCGTGGGAGAGGAGTTCACCCTGCTCAGCAAAATCCCGGCCTTTGG CTGCGCCTGCTCCTCGGTGAAGCTGTGGAACGGGATCGTGGCCGCCGGCTACGGAAACGGGCAGATTCGGCTGTACGAGGCGGCGACGGGCCTCCTGCGTGCCGAGGTGAACGCTCACGCGCGATGGATCTACGCCCTGGACCTGGCGCCGCAGACGGGAAAG CTCCTCTCGGGCGCGGAGGACTCCTTCGTTCACGTCTGGAAGCTCAGCAGGAACCCGGACACGGACGACGTCGAG ATCGAGCACTGCCACGCCGAGTGTGTGACCGACACCCAGGTCTGCGGTGCCCGCTTCTGCGACCCCGAGGGAAACTCCTTTGCCGTCACCGGCTACGACCTGAGCGAGATCTTCCGCTACGGCCGAGCGTAG
- the C5H2orf81 gene encoding uncharacterized protein C2orf81 homolog, which yields MYWGVLGCAGVCWDVLGCTGVCWGVLGCTGACWDELGYPGVPWGAPRCRVGAAPPPPHPGPWGGGSVSGCPAPRERPPPAPGSVPRRGREGCRLPAQKTTPRERAAASKSRGEKSRPPTVAAAAAARADIVPGRLPEAEWLSLLAAERGDGDAGDVLAELLARVMDECSKADAARQRVPFAVGQARDALLRVAQWRFLARDEGETDPAGDGAWQEDEEPEPCAGDSWARGSVPVLRVRPSPCPGDGEVSGAQASCRRGRRDPPAAAEAGALPTRPLCPGQVPAASAVLPVPGLSCPELLPDEAATAPRPPVGKPPRARPPLPRPAPLCPGAPGPAEEGRCPLRSSHGDVEGSGAAGVGGHGPPLPPPSCSGPARIRPGRPPRSAGVKQEGSGTALGVPRLGPGSRPERWIRPQVEVLDPGAEAKLPARPQGARWRSRGPELGSAWLPRGLVTVGGGWLRPPAPGSLQPPSPLPRQLGSLLDCARLAPGVTVRQGGSVKHGLCVPAHGEEEEEEEEATAEAKRDLRPIRPPVLSTAVAAGQGTGDGER from the exons atgtactggggtgtgctggggtgtgctggggtgtgctgggatgtactggggtgtactggggtgtgctggggtgtgctggggtgTACTGGGGCCTGCTGGGATGAGCTGGGGTACCCGGGGGTGCCATGGGGAGCCCCGCGCTGCCGTGTCGGagctgcccccccgcccccacaCCCCGggccgtggggagggggctctgTCTCCggctgcccggccccccgcgagcggccccctcccgcccccggcAGCGTGCCGAGGCGAGGGCGCGAGGGCTGCCGTCTCCCCGCGCAGAAAACGACCCCCCGGGAGCGGGCGGCCGCCTCCAAGTCGCGCGGGGAGAAGTCCCGGCCGCCCaccgtcgccgccgccgccgccgccagaGCCGACATCGTCCCCGGGCGCCTGCCCGAGGCGGAATGGCTGTCCCTGCTCGCGGCCGAgcgcggggacggggacgccgGGGACGTCCTCGCGGAGCTCTTGGCCCGCGTGATGGATGAGTGCTCCAAAGCCGACGCGGCTCGGCAG CGCGTGCCCTTCGCCGTGGGCCAGGCGCGCGACGCCCTGCTGCGCGTCGCCCAGTGGCGCTTCCTGGCGCGGGACGAGGGGGAGACGGACCCCGCCGGAGACGGCGCCTGGCAGGAGGACGAGGAGCCCGAGCCCTGCGCCGGGGACTCCTGGGCGCGGGGCTCCGTTCCCGTCCTGCGCGTCCGTCCGTCCCCGTGCCCGGGCGACGGAGAG GTCTCCGGCGCGCAGGCCTCTTGCCGGCGTGGAAGGCGGGacccccccgcggcggccgaGGCCGGAGCTCTCCCCACGCGGCCCCTGTGTCCCGGCCAGGTCCCCGCCGCCAGCGCCGTCCTGCCCGTGCCAGGGCTGTCCTGCCCGGAGCTGCTGCCGGACGAGGCGGCCAccgctccccgtccccctgtTGGAAAACCTCCCCGTGCCCGGCCCCCGCTGCCTCGGCCAGCTCCGCTCTGcccgggggcaccggggccgGCGGAGGAGGGACGGTGTCCGCTGCGGTCATCCCACGGGGACGTGgaggggagcggcgcggcgggggtCGGCGGCCACGGGCCACCGCTGCCGCCTCCCTCCTGCAGCGGCCCGGCAAGGATCCGGCCAGGGAGGCCCCCGCGCAGCGCGGGGGTGAAGCAAGAGGGGTCTGGCACcgccctgggggtccccaggctgGGCCCCGGCAGCCGGCCCGAGCGCTGGATCAGGCCCCAGGTGGAGGTGCTGGACCCAGGCGCGGAGGCCAAGCTGCCGGCGCGTCCCCAGGGTGCCCGCTGGCGCAGCCGGGGGCCCGAGCTGGGCAGCGCGTGGCTGCCCCGGGGGCTGGTCACCGTGGGGGGGGGATGGctccggccgcccgccccggggtcactgcagccccccagccccctgccccggcagctCGGCTCCTTGCTGGACTGCGCTCGGCTGGCCCCCGGCGTGACCGTCAGACAGGGCGGCAGCGTGAAGCACGGGCTCTGCGTCCCTGCGCacggcgaggaggaggaggaggaggaggaggcgacGGCGGAGGCCAAGCGGGACCTGAGACCCATCCGCCCTCCCGTGCTCTCCACG